From the genome of Phreatobacter cathodiphilus, one region includes:
- a CDS encoding Lrp/AsnC ligand binding domain-containing protein, whose translation MTTPLDALDRKLLRLLQEDGRIPNVELAERVGLSPTATSERVKRLTRDGIIAGYGARLDPQKLGRGFLVFVEVTLDKTTPDVFDRFATAVARAPDVLECHLVAGGFDYLIKTRVADMAAYRIFLGEVLLSLPGVRETRTYAVMEEVKATASLPV comes from the coding sequence ATGACGACACCTCTCGACGCCCTCGACCGCAAACTCCTCCGCCTCCTGCAGGAGGACGGCCGCATTCCGAATGTCGAACTTGCCGAAAGGGTCGGCCTCTCACCCACCGCCACCAGCGAGCGGGTGAAGCGCCTGACGCGTGACGGCATCATCGCCGGCTACGGGGCGCGGCTCGACCCGCAGAAGCTCGGCCGCGGCTTCCTGGTCTTCGTCGAGGTGACCCTCGACAAGACCACGCCGGACGTCTTCGACCGCTTCGCCACCGCCGTGGCGCGCGCCCCCGATGTGCTGGAATGCCATCTCGTCGCCGGCGGCTTCGACTATCTCATCAAGACGCGCGTCGCCGACATGGCGGCCTACCGCATCTTCCTCGGCGAGGTGCTCCTCTCGCTGCCCGGCGTGAGGGAGACGCGCACCTATGCGGTGATGGAGGAGGTCAAGGCGACGGCCAGCCTGCCGGTCTGA